A region from the Sebastes umbrosus isolate fSebUmb1 chromosome 18, fSebUmb1.pri, whole genome shotgun sequence genome encodes:
- the ccn2a gene encoding CCN family member 2a: MSAGMKKMILLPFLCIMLSHMAAGQECSNQCSCPSTPPQCPLGVSLVLDGCGCCRVCAKQMGELCTEKDLCDPHKGLYCDFGAPINRRIGVCTAREGATCVFGGMMYKSGETFQSSCKYQCTCLDGAVGCVPLCSIDVRLPSPDCPMPRRVKVQGKCCEEWECDSPNRHSFMGSALAAYREEETYGPDPSMMRENCLVQTTEWSACSKTCGLGVSTRVTNDNRDCRLEKQTRLCMVRPCESQLEQSIRKGKKCIRTPRLSKPMKFEISGCTTTKSYRPKFCGVCLDGRCCTPHRTTTLPMEFKCPDGQVMKKHMMFIKSCACHHNCPGENDIFESMYYKKMMGDMA; encoded by the exons ATGTCTGCTGGGATGAAGAAAATGATTTTGCTGCCTTTCCTGTGTATCATGCTCTCACACATG GCTGCAGGTCAGGAGTGCAGCAACCAGTGCTCGTGCCCCTCCACTCCGCCTCAGTGCCCCCTAGGAGTGAGTCTGGTGCTGGATGGCTGCGGCTGCTGCAGGGTGTGCGCCAAACAGATGGGGGAGCTCTGCACCGAGAAGGACCTCTGTGACCCACACAAAGGCCTCTACTGTGACTTCGGAGCTCCCATCAACAGACGCATAGGAGTGTGCACAG CTCGAGAGGGAGCCACATGTGTCTTCGGAGGCATGATGTACAAGAGCGGAGAGACTTTCCAGAGCAGCTGCAAGTACCAGTGTACCTGTCTGGATGGAGCTGTCGGCTGCGTCCCTCTTTGCTCCATCGACGTCAGGCTGCCCAGCCCCGACTGCCCCATGCCGAGACGCGTCAAGGTCCAAGGGAAGTGCTGCGAGGAGTGGGAGTGCGATTCTCCCAACAGACACAGTTTCATGGGCTCAGCTTTGGCCG CctacagagaggaagagacctATGGCCCAGATCCCTCCATGATGAGGGAGAACTGCCTGGTTCAGACTACTGAATGGAGCGCGTGCTCCAAGACTTGCGGCCTTGGGGTTTCCACCAGGGTCACCAATGACAACCGCGATTGccgcttggagaaacagacccGCTTGTGTATGGTGCGACCATGCGAGTCACAGCTGGAGCAGAGCATTAGG AAAGGGAAAAAGTGCATCCGTACTCCCAGGCTCTCCAAGCCCATGAAGTTTGAGATCTCCGGCTGCACCACCACCAAGTCCTACAGGCCAAAGTTCTGCGGCGTCTGCCTGGACGGCCGCTGCTGCACCCCCCACAGAACCACCACCCTGCCCATGGAGTTCAAATGCCCCGACGGACAGGTCATGAAGAAGCACATGATGTTCATCAAGTCCTGCGCCTGCCACCACAACTGCCCCGGGGAGAACGACATCTTCGAGTCCATGTATTACAAGAAGATGATGGGAGACATGGCGTGA
- the LOC119476740 gene encoding phospholipase B1, membrane-associated-like yields MEWLWIAVATCMLASCSVKGNDWWWEYEEGIRHYSKEALNKEFPEKTRPVSFKHPVFQCPDMSPSPSIPSSVEFVKAADIKVIAALGDSLTTAIGANATTVLGIPIEFRHVSWSIGGYGSFQYVITLANIIKLFNPNLLGAAPGKTVHGMQAHISETGFNLAVTGHNTFNLPGQTRHLIDTMRGYEGLNFEEDWKLLTILMGMNDICDYCKDKALFSVDNFIHYITVSLEMLMNEVPRMIVNVVQILPMQTLREVQKPTPGCRLQRSFCSCLIEPVAKSPELQELVEINLEFQKRLETLLYSKRFFRDDFAVVLQPFLKHADPPRLPNGKIDMTFFTHDCFHFTIKGHEELAKGLWNNMFQPEGGKTIVSSFSDPISLICPPMEHPFIFTRPIAAKSGQPPLQSDALSQAAVFLLLLLLVGLV; encoded by the exons ATGGAGTGGCTTTGGATCGCCGTGGCAACATGTATGCTCGCTTCCTGCTCTGTCAAAG GCAACGACTGGTGGTGGGAGTATGAGGAGGGGATACGACACTACAGCAAAGAGGCCCTCAACAAG GAGTTTCCAGAGAAAACTCGACCGGTGAGCTTCAAACATCCCGTGTTCCAGTGCCCCGACATGAGTCCTTCTCCCTCAATCCCTTCCTCAG TGGAATTTGTGAAGGCGGCAGATATCAAAGTCATCGCTGCCTTGGGGGATTCACTGACA ACGGCCATCGGCGCCAACGCCACCACTGTCCTCGGGATTCCTATTGAGTTTCGCCACGTGTCGTGGAG CATCGGAGGCTACGGCTCATTTCAGTATGTCATTACTTTGGCAA ACATCATCAAGTTGTTCAATCCCAATCTGCTCGGTGCTGCTCCCGGCAAGACGGTTCATGGGATGCAGGCTCACATCAGTGAAACAGGCTTCAACCTTGCTGTGACTGGACACAACACATT CAACCTCCCCGGCCAGACGAGACATTTGATCGACACGATGAGAGGTTATGAG GGTCTGAACTTCGAGGAGGACTGGAAGCTTTTGACCATTCTCATGGGCATGAATGACATCTGCGATTACTGCAAAGACAAg GCTCTATTTTCAGTGGATAACTTCATTCACTATATCACCGTGTCCTTGGAAATGCTTATGAATGAg GTTCCTCGTATGATCGTTAATGTCGTTCAGATCCTGCCCATGCAGACTCTGAGAGAGGTGCAGAAGCCCACCCCGGGGTGCCGGCTCCAAAG GTCTTTCTGCTCGTGCCTGATAGAGCCAGTAGCCAAGTCTCCTGAGCTTCAGGAGCTGGTAGAAATCAATCTGGAGTTCCAG AAAAGACTCGAGACGCTGCTGTACAGCAAACGTTTCTTCAGGGACGACTTCGCCGTTGTTCTTCAGCCCTTTCTGAAACACGCTGACCCTCCACGCCTCCCG AATGGGAAGATCGATATGACCTTCTTCACTCACGACTGCTTCCACTTCACCATAAAGGGGCACGAGGAGCTGGCCAAGGGACTGTGGAACAACATG TTTCAGCCGGAGGGGGGAAAGACGATTGTGAGCAGCTTCTCTGACCCCATCAGTCTCATCTGTCCACCCATG GAACACCCGTTTATCTTCACCCGACCGATAGCAGCAAAATCAGGTCAGCCTCCACTGCAGTCTGACGCTCTGTCACAGGCAGCCGTcttcctgctgctcctgctcctcGTGGGTTTGGTTTGA
- the chga gene encoding chromogranin-A: protein MSPNMIERGLLVLTILSNCVLSLPVTHSQLENEDVKVMKCIVEALADVLSRPHPMPVSRECLLTLKTDDRLVSILRHHNFLKELQEIAVQGGQERVQLQRDASTREPITQTPQTAGDVADRSMLEALGGPGERSILSQKRRTGNGDGEEEKDDVLRDGESREDNDVVEEKRENDESPGSHMSESVDEWREGKAEKREEEEEDEEKRIHSEEDSEEENMIKDKKAAVSGEKRDAPRIKSKEKKFDEEDEEEKDKRSGFFSHRPKPEEEEENDEEGMKKASRESVKRWTKRGKALPMKKKAVGEEAREVPHHSKEATEEEQEEEEKKKRNMQRSPEEKELQMIARRGPEERRGSEEEGSASRKSEEPEIESLAAIESELENVAQKLHEMRRG from the exons ATGTCTCCAAACATGATCGAGAGAGGACTGCTCGTCTTGACAATACTGTCCAACTGCG TTCTGTCATTGCCAGTGACTCATAGTCAGCTGGAGAATGAGGACGTAAAG gtgaTGAAATGCATCGTGGAGGCGTTGGCAGACGTGCTATCGAGGCCCCACCCCATGCCTGTCAGTCGGGAGTGTTTGCTCACGCTGAAGACAG ATGACAGGCTTGTTTCCATCCTTCGCCATCACAACTTCctgaaggagctgcaggagaTCGCTGTTCAAG GTGGTCAGGAGAGAGTTCAGCTGCAGAGAGATGCCAGTACACGCGAACCAATCACACAGACTCCTCAGACTGCAGGTGATGTCGCTG ATCGATCCATGTTGGAGGCTTTGGGAGGCCCAGGAGAACGATCCATCCTGTCCcagaagaggaggacaggaaaTGGAGAcggggaggaagaaaaggatGACGTCCTGAGAGATGGAGAGTCACGGGAGGACAATGATGTCGTTGAAGAGAAGCGGGAAAATGACGAGAGCCCAGGAAGTCACATGTCTGAGTCTGTGGATGAGTGGCGTGAGGGCAAGGCtgaaaagagggaggaagaagaagaagatgaagagaaGAGAATTCATTCAGAGGAGGATTCAGAAGAGGAAAACATGATCAAGGATAAGAAAG CTGCTGTATCTGGTGAAAAGAGAGATGCACCAAGAATCAAATCAAAAGAGAAGAAGTttgatgaagaagatgaagaagagaaagaCAAGAGATCTGGATTTTTCTCACATAGGCCTAAaccagaagaggaagaggagaatgaTGAAGAGGGGATGAAGAAAGCAAGTAGGGAGAGCGTCAAGCGATGGACCAAGAGGGGCAAGGCGTTGCCAATGAAGAAGAAAGCAGTCGGAGAGGAGGCTCGGGAAGTGCCACATCACTCGAAAGAGGCcacagaggaagagcaggaggaggaggagaagaagaaaagaaacatgCAGAGGAGTCcagaggagaaggagctgcAGATGATCGCTAGAAGGGGACCCGAGGAAAGGAGGGGGTCGGAGGAAGAGGGGAGCGCCAGCCGGAAGTCAGAG GAGCCAGAGATTGAAAGCTTGGCAGCCATTGAGtcagagctggaaaacgttgcccAGAAACTCCATGAGATGCGGCGaggctga